The proteins below are encoded in one region of Fibrella aestuarina BUZ 2:
- a CDS encoding sensor histidine kinase has protein sequence MTLKRTNLLIATAFLSIILLLSLTTYLSWRSNQREQQVNEQVRDTYEVIAQIEQLTNASRDLQTDARSYELTGKREFLQSFRVASQKLPQQLTQLDRLLRQQPQAQAQVRLLGQLINQRQGVSQQLINQRQAAVPPQTDDLLKQGRQLLFQMRPIAKALTDQQRALVEARLQQAQAAYQTTQQRIGLATGSALAVMAFMLWVLYGQLRRRMRNEAKLAQLDVELQHQLQQEQAHNQALDQLNQQLRQSNENLQQFAYIASHDLQEPLRKIQQFGDLLKAHYNALGDADLERDYLNRMQTAAQRMSLLIRDLLAFSRISVQPVADTEVDLTTVLEQTLDNLSVAIQETNAQLTVGPLPRVIGETFQLGQLFQNLLSNALKFHPPGNVPHVQVRASELADSQLPATVKPAQAAARYYQIDIVDDGIGFDEKYLHQIFQVFQRLHGKSQFAGTGIGLAICQKVVVNHGGAITATSQPGGGSCFSIYLPVQASKVDRQPA, from the coding sequence ATGACTTTAAAGCGGACCAATCTGTTAATTGCGACGGCTTTTCTATCCATTATTTTACTACTCAGCCTGACCACTTACCTATCCTGGCGGAGTAATCAGCGGGAGCAGCAGGTCAATGAACAAGTCCGGGATACATACGAAGTAATCGCCCAGATTGAACAGCTAACCAACGCGTCGCGTGATTTGCAAACCGACGCCCGGAGCTATGAATTGACGGGTAAACGGGAGTTTTTGCAGTCCTTTCGGGTGGCTAGTCAGAAACTGCCCCAACAACTAACCCAACTCGATCGGCTGCTGCGGCAACAACCACAGGCGCAGGCCCAGGTCAGGTTGCTGGGGCAACTGATCAATCAGCGACAGGGAGTTAGTCAGCAACTAATCAATCAACGGCAGGCGGCTGTTCCCCCCCAAACCGATGACTTACTGAAGCAGGGGCGGCAGTTGCTGTTTCAGATGCGCCCCATTGCCAAGGCTCTGACCGATCAGCAGCGGGCGCTGGTGGAGGCGCGGCTGCAACAGGCGCAGGCGGCTTACCAGACTACACAACAGCGCATTGGCCTGGCGACTGGCTCGGCCTTGGCCGTGATGGCCTTCATGCTCTGGGTGCTGTATGGCCAACTGCGGCGGCGGATGCGCAACGAAGCCAAACTGGCGCAACTCGACGTTGAACTGCAACACCAGCTGCAGCAGGAACAGGCGCATAATCAGGCGTTGGACCAGCTCAATCAGCAGTTGCGGCAGTCGAACGAAAACCTGCAGCAGTTTGCCTACATCGCCTCCCACGATCTACAGGAGCCCCTGCGCAAAATTCAGCAGTTCGGCGATCTGCTCAAGGCGCACTACAACGCGCTGGGCGATGCCGATCTCGAGCGCGATTACCTCAATCGGATGCAGACAGCCGCGCAGCGTATGTCGTTGCTGATCAGGGATTTGTTAGCTTTTTCGCGCATTTCGGTACAACCCGTAGCCGACACGGAGGTCGATCTGACAACGGTGCTTGAGCAGACGCTGGACAACCTGTCGGTAGCCATACAGGAAACCAACGCCCAGCTCACGGTCGGCCCACTGCCCAGGGTAATAGGGGAGACGTTTCAACTTGGGCAGCTCTTCCAGAATTTGCTATCAAACGCGTTGAAGTTTCACCCGCCGGGCAACGTACCCCATGTGCAGGTTCGGGCAAGTGAGCTTGCCGATTCGCAACTGCCCGCCACGGTAAAACCGGCTCAGGCTGCGGCGCGTTACTACCAAATCGACATCGTGGACGATGGCATTGGTTTCGACGAAAAATACCTGCACCAGATCTTTCAGGTGTTTCAGCGGCTGCATGGCAAGAGTCAGTTTGCGGGTACGGGTATCGGGCTGGCGATCTGCCAGAAGGTGGTGGTGAACCACGGCGGGGCCATCACCGCGACGAGCCAACCGGGTGGTGGCTCCTGTTTCAGCATCTATCTGCCCGTTCAGGCGTCGAAAGTCGACCGGCAACCGGCCTAA
- a CDS encoding TonB-dependent receptor yields MTPLYRFFLVGYLISWLANTGVAQTKTESLISGDFSQVRFSQFVQTVEAQTSYRFFYNPADTDSLIVNLRADKQPLQALLTQLVAGTKFSYAIDNQQQVYITAGRPIRTQLPIGFFVRGATDDDTTGATYLTAGPKQRAEPESRLYEIGKRTNPIRPGRATLAGYVRNVASGEPIVGAAIYIDNPRVGTASDQFGYYSLTLPRGRHELKIRSTGLKDTHRRIVLYADGKFDIDLEDDVIALKEVVIEAEKDVNISGLQMGQERVDIKSVKQIPTALGEADLLRVIQTLPGVKTVGESSTGLNVRGGATDQNLILYNDAPIYNSSHLFGFFSAFNPDLIKSAELYKSAMPSRYGGRLSSVLDVQTRDGNKKKFIGSGGIGLLTGRLTVEGPILKDKTSFIAGIRTTYSDWLLKQLQNAAFRKSDAQFYDLNAHITHEIDEKNTIYLTGYLSRDRFTLGSDTAYSYQNKVATLKWKHVFSQKFYSVYTASHSGYEYRVSSVLNPVNAYQLDFGINQSQVKADFNLYPTNQHAVDFGISSIFYKLRPGTFQPQGAESLIVPMSVGTEQGLESAVYVGDRFDISPRLSVSGGLRYSFFQYLGPRNGFQYVPGEPRTIDNITDTIAYGRNQVINNYGGPEYRLALRYALSSSASVKASFNRTRQYIQMLSNTTVISPTDIWKLSDANIKPQVGDQFAVGVYKNNRTNTIELSVEAYYKTMRNLIDFRNGATLLLNPHIETDVVAAEGKAYGVEVLVKKMTGKLNGWLSYTYARTFLRTTGQAEPDVINQGQYYPSSFDKPHDVTLISNYKINRRFSLSLNVTYSTGRPITLPIAKYTVDNALRLLYSERNQHRIPDYYRADFAMNIEGNHKVRKLAHSSWTIAVYNLTGRRNAYSVYFKSENGSINGYQLSIFGQPIPSITYNFRF; encoded by the coding sequence ATGACGCCACTCTACCGATTCTTTCTTGTTGGGTACCTGATCAGCTGGCTCGCCAACACGGGGGTTGCCCAGACCAAAACCGAATCGCTCATCAGCGGTGATTTCAGTCAGGTACGTTTCAGCCAGTTCGTTCAAACGGTTGAGGCCCAGACGTCGTACCGCTTTTTTTACAATCCGGCCGATACCGACAGCCTGATCGTTAACCTGCGCGCCGACAAACAACCGCTACAGGCCCTGCTGACGCAACTAGTTGCCGGCACGAAATTCAGTTATGCGATCGACAACCAGCAGCAGGTGTACATCACCGCCGGCCGGCCCATCCGAACGCAGTTGCCCATCGGGTTCTTCGTGCGAGGGGCTACCGACGACGATACGACGGGCGCTACGTACCTGACAGCAGGGCCGAAACAACGAGCCGAACCTGAAAGCCGGTTGTACGAGATCGGCAAACGAACCAACCCCATCCGGCCCGGTCGGGCTACGCTGGCTGGGTACGTCCGCAACGTAGCATCGGGTGAGCCAATTGTCGGGGCGGCCATTTACATCGACAATCCGCGCGTCGGTACCGCCTCCGATCAGTTTGGCTATTACTCGCTGACGCTGCCCCGGGGAAGGCACGAGTTAAAAATTCGAAGTACGGGACTGAAAGACACCCACCGCCGGATCGTGCTGTACGCCGACGGTAAATTCGACATTGACCTGGAAGACGACGTGATTGCCCTGAAGGAGGTGGTCATCGAGGCGGAAAAAGACGTGAATATTTCGGGCCTGCAAATGGGGCAGGAACGCGTCGACATCAAGAGCGTCAAGCAGATTCCTACGGCGTTGGGCGAAGCCGATCTGCTACGGGTTATCCAAACCTTGCCGGGCGTCAAAACGGTGGGGGAAAGCTCAACCGGGCTGAACGTGCGCGGCGGAGCCACCGACCAGAACCTGATCCTCTACAACGACGCCCCCATCTACAACTCATCGCACCTGTTCGGCTTTTTCTCGGCCTTCAACCCTGACCTGATCAAAAGCGCCGAATTGTATAAAAGTGCCATGCCCTCGCGCTACGGCGGCCGGCTGTCGTCGGTGCTGGACGTGCAGACCCGCGACGGCAACAAAAAGAAGTTCATTGGCTCGGGCGGTATCGGGCTGCTGACGGGCCGCCTGACCGTGGAAGGCCCGATTCTGAAAGACAAAACGTCGTTCATCGCCGGTATCCGAACGACCTATTCAGACTGGCTGCTGAAGCAGTTGCAGAATGCGGCCTTCCGGAAGAGCGACGCTCAGTTCTACGATCTGAACGCACACATTACGCACGAAATCGACGAGAAAAACACAATTTACCTGACCGGCTACCTGAGCCGCGACCGGTTTACGCTGGGCAGCGATACGGCTTACAGCTACCAGAACAAAGTGGCGACCTTAAAATGGAAGCACGTTTTCAGCCAGAAATTCTACAGCGTGTATACGGCGAGCCACAGCGGTTATGAATACCGGGTGTCGAGCGTGCTGAATCCGGTGAACGCCTACCAGCTCGATTTTGGCATCAATCAGTCGCAGGTAAAAGCGGATTTCAATCTTTACCCAACCAATCAGCACGCGGTCGACTTCGGTATCAGCAGCATCTTTTACAAACTCCGGCCGGGTACGTTCCAGCCGCAGGGCGCCGAGTCGCTGATCGTACCGATGAGCGTTGGCACCGAACAGGGCCTGGAAAGTGCCGTGTACGTCGGCGATCGGTTCGACATCAGCCCGCGCCTGTCGGTCAGTGGTGGGCTTCGGTACTCGTTTTTTCAGTACCTGGGCCCGCGGAACGGGTTCCAATACGTACCTGGAGAGCCCCGCACCATTGACAACATCACGGACACGATTGCCTACGGGCGGAATCAGGTGATCAACAATTACGGTGGCCCCGAATATCGGCTCGCGCTCCGCTACGCGCTCTCGTCGTCGGCCTCGGTGAAAGCCAGTTTTAACCGGACGCGCCAGTACATTCAGATGCTATCAAACACGACGGTCATTTCGCCCACCGACATCTGGAAATTAAGCGACGCCAACATCAAACCGCAGGTAGGCGATCAGTTCGCCGTGGGGGTGTACAAAAACAACCGGACCAATACGATCGAACTGTCGGTGGAGGCGTATTACAAAACCATGCGGAACCTCATCGATTTTCGGAACGGGGCAACGCTGTTGCTCAATCCCCACATCGAAACCGACGTCGTAGCTGCCGAAGGGAAAGCCTATGGCGTGGAAGTGCTGGTAAAAAAGATGACCGGCAAGCTGAATGGCTGGCTGAGCTACACCTACGCCCGCACGTTTCTGCGCACGACCGGGCAGGCGGAGCCCGACGTGATCAACCAGGGCCAGTATTACCCGAGCAGTTTCGACAAGCCCCACGACGTTACGCTTATCAGCAACTACAAGATCAACCGCCGGTTTAGCCTGTCGCTGAATGTCACCTACAGCACGGGGCGACCCATCACGCTGCCCATCGCCAAATACACCGTCGACAACGCGCTGCGGTTACTCTATTCGGAGCGAAACCAGCATCGGATTCCTGATTATTACCGGGCCGATTTTGCCATGAACATCGAGGGCAATCATAAGGTCCGGAAGCTGGCGCACAGCTCGTGGACCATCGCCGTGTATAACCTGACCGGTCGCCGCAATGCCTATTCGGTCTATTTCAAGTCGGAAAACGGGAGCATCAACGGCTATCAGCTGTCGATTTTTGGGCAACCCATTCCGTCGATAACGTATAACTTCAGATTCTGA
- a CDS encoding nuclear transport factor 2 family protein, whose protein sequence is MTTEQVAKRYYELIQQHQYEQIQNELYAPDAVSIEPENASGLPLVVTGIEALRQKEGLFFTQVDELFGSYMSELVVSTFFFSMMTGMDVKMKGKERKKKEQICVFEVRDGKIVKEQFFYDDFA, encoded by the coding sequence ATGACAACAGAACAGGTTGCAAAACGGTATTATGAACTGATACAACAGCATCAGTACGAACAAATTCAGAACGAGCTTTATGCGCCAGATGCCGTCAGTATTGAACCTGAAAACGCCAGTGGTTTGCCACTGGTTGTTACTGGTATCGAGGCTCTACGGCAAAAGGAGGGGCTTTTCTTCACTCAGGTTGACGAATTATTTGGCAGTTACATGAGTGAATTAGTCGTATCAACGTTTTTCTTTTCTATGATGACCGGAATGGATGTCAAGATGAAGGGCAAAGAACGAAAGAAGAAAGAGCAGATCTGTGTTTTTGAAGTTCGTGACGGAAAAATTGTTAAAGAACAGTTTTTCTATGATGATTTCGCCTAA
- a CDS encoding GNAT family N-acetyltransferase, whose protein sequence is MITIRTGTKADVPQVFDLIRELAVYEEAADEVTNTAEQLLDDGFGPNPLFGLLVAEDQQTRKLVGIALYYYRYSTWKGKRLYLEDIIVTESHRGQGLGKELLDATIEQAKATNCTGMMWQVLDWNKPAIGFYKQFGTRFDDGWTNCHLDF, encoded by the coding sequence ATGATCACAATCCGCACCGGCACGAAGGCTGATGTTCCACAGGTGTTCGACCTCATCCGCGAACTGGCCGTCTATGAAGAAGCCGCCGACGAGGTAACCAATACCGCCGAGCAACTGCTCGATGATGGCTTCGGCCCCAATCCGCTGTTTGGCCTGCTGGTGGCCGAAGATCAACAGACTCGCAAACTCGTCGGCATCGCGCTGTACTACTATCGGTACTCGACCTGGAAAGGCAAGCGGCTGTACCTGGAAGACATCATCGTGACCGAAAGCCACCGCGGGCAAGGCCTGGGCAAGGAGTTGCTCGACGCCACCATCGAGCAGGCCAAAGCCACCAATTGCACGGGCATGATGTGGCAGGTCCTCGACTGGAACAAACCTGCCATTGGTTTCTACAAGCAATTCGGCACCCGCTTCGACGACGGTTGGACCAACTGCCACCTCGATTTTTAA
- a CDS encoding 3'-5' exonuclease: protein MPFLVLDLEMSGPDPGYNEIIQLGAVLFDDDWREKGQYLTNVYPENEEAFTASAEQVHNLSLADLDDAPMIYDVLPALENWICEQLNIRVPPNQLDKTPFLRDVVICGQSVMHDINFLKEAYLNEKMKWPFSRTLVDLHTLSYFVFRVLRKNGKPTPKGLSLKAIAAHFGFEREDSFHNALEDAVLTAQCLKAIFKLGDGFTV, encoded by the coding sequence ATGCCTTTTCTAGTATTAGACCTTGAAATGTCGGGGCCCGATCCGGGCTACAATGAGATTATCCAGTTGGGGGCCGTGCTATTCGACGACGATTGGCGCGAGAAGGGTCAATACCTCACCAACGTTTACCCCGAAAATGAGGAGGCGTTCACGGCCTCGGCCGAGCAGGTGCACAACCTCTCGCTCGCCGACCTCGACGATGCGCCCATGATCTACGACGTGTTGCCCGCGCTGGAAAACTGGATATGCGAACAACTCAACATCCGCGTGCCGCCCAATCAACTCGACAAGACGCCCTTCCTGCGCGACGTAGTGATCTGCGGCCAAAGCGTCATGCACGACATCAATTTCCTGAAGGAGGCCTACCTCAACGAGAAGATGAAGTGGCCGTTTTCACGCACCCTCGTCGATCTGCACACGCTGAGTTACTTTGTGTTCCGGGTGCTGCGCAAGAACGGCAAACCCACCCCCAAGGGCCTGAGCCTGAAAGCCATCGCCGCCCATTTCGGTTTCGAGCGCGAAGATTCGTTCCACAACGCCCTTGAAGACGCCGTCCTGACGGCCCAATGCCTCAAAGCCATTTTCAAACTGGGGGATGGATTTACGGTATAG
- a CDS encoding RluA family pseudouridine synthase: protein MLDTQLDETEDNDDLYEHHRIVVDPGQTMLRIDRFLDSKLANATRTKLQAAIDAGGIQVNGKPTKASYKVKPGDLIVLSLPHPPRETTVIPQDIPLDIVYEDNELLVVNKPAGMVVHPAHGNWDGTLVNALVYHMQNLPTGRNGEGRPGLVHRIDKDTSGLMVIAKTEYAMSHLARQFFDHSIERTYVALVWGQPDPADGTITGYIGRSAADRKVMTIYDDETKGKWSVTHYRTLEPLNFVSLVQCNLETGRTHQIRAHFRHIGHPLFNDAMYGGDRILRGSVNGSFKAFVGNAFALLPRQALHARSLGFTHPRTGERLQFDSPLPADFQAALDKWRGRMNNV, encoded by the coding sequence ATGCTAGACACACAACTCGACGAAACCGAAGACAACGACGACCTCTACGAACACCACCGCATTGTGGTGGATCCGGGTCAGACGATGCTGCGGATTGATCGGTTTTTAGATTCAAAGCTGGCCAACGCCACCCGCACCAAGCTGCAGGCGGCTATCGACGCGGGCGGCATTCAGGTGAACGGCAAGCCCACCAAAGCCAGCTACAAAGTAAAGCCCGGCGACCTGATTGTGCTCTCGCTGCCGCATCCCCCGCGCGAAACCACCGTCATTCCACAGGACATTCCGCTCGATATTGTCTACGAAGACAACGAGCTGCTGGTGGTCAACAAACCGGCGGGCATGGTCGTGCACCCGGCCCACGGCAACTGGGACGGCACGCTGGTCAACGCGCTCGTTTACCACATGCAGAACCTGCCCACGGGCCGCAATGGCGAGGGCCGACCGGGACTGGTGCACCGCATCGACAAAGACACGTCGGGCCTGATGGTGATCGCCAAGACCGAATACGCCATGAGCCACCTGGCCCGGCAGTTTTTCGACCACAGCATCGAACGTACCTACGTGGCGCTGGTGTGGGGCCAACCCGACCCCGCCGACGGCACCATTACGGGCTACATTGGCCGCTCGGCTGCCGACCGCAAGGTGATGACCATCTACGACGACGAGACAAAAGGCAAATGGTCGGTGACGCACTACCGCACCCTGGAGCCGCTGAATTTCGTGTCGCTGGTGCAGTGCAACCTCGAAACCGGACGTACCCACCAGATTCGGGCACATTTCCGGCACATCGGCCACCCGCTCTTCAACGATGCCATGTATGGCGGCGACCGCATTCTGCGCGGCAGCGTCAACGGGTCGTTCAAGGCGTTTGTCGGCAATGCCTTTGCCTTGTTGCCCCGGCAGGCGCTGCACGCCCGCTCGCTGGGCTTCACCCACCCCAGAACCGGCGAGCGGCTTCAGTTCGATTCCCCCCTCCCCGCCGACTTCCAGGCCGCGCTGGACAAATGGCGGGGGAGAATGAATAATGTATAA
- a CDS encoding DUF4249 domain-containing protein: MKNSLYQRVLGGLLVLLAASCVDPYRPPEIAAPASYLVVNGFFDSTPGATTSIRLSRSQNLSDKNAPTAESGATVTIESAGNTIYRLQESPGGVYSLAGIPPISGETYRLHIRTAAGGDYVSDYVPVVKTPPIDSLHWTVENDGVQFNVSTHDPTNRTRYYRWEFDETWAYTSAYYSGYIYNDKTKDVELRQDNIFTCWSTTGSKNILTTSTARLSQAVVNRFPLNFVDGRSMKFQRRYSLLVRQYALTQAGYNYYDQLAKLTQNVGSLFDPQPSQLTGNMRSTSNPADLVLGFFWAGDVTTKRIFIGRAQLPNWRTTTGYELCDVDTLTLSQIRQSQPGIMAESGLPGPLYLTTTFECIDCRLQGGINKKPDFWDE, from the coding sequence ATGAAAAACAGCCTATATCAACGGGTTTTGGGCGGGTTGCTCGTGCTGCTGGCGGCGAGTTGCGTAGATCCGTACCGCCCGCCTGAGATCGCCGCGCCTGCCAGCTACCTGGTTGTCAACGGCTTTTTCGACAGCACACCCGGTGCCACCACGTCCATCCGGCTGAGCCGGAGTCAGAACCTAAGCGACAAAAACGCCCCCACGGCCGAGAGCGGCGCAACCGTCACGATCGAGAGCGCCGGTAACACCATCTATAGGTTGCAGGAAAGCCCCGGCGGCGTTTATTCGCTGGCGGGCATACCCCCCATCTCGGGCGAAACCTACCGGCTGCACATCCGAACGGCTGCCGGGGGCGACTATGTCTCCGATTACGTACCTGTAGTGAAAACGCCTCCCATCGACAGCCTGCACTGGACGGTGGAGAACGACGGCGTTCAGTTCAACGTATCGACCCACGACCCGACCAATCGCACCCGGTATTACCGCTGGGAATTCGACGAAACCTGGGCCTATACATCGGCCTACTACTCTGGCTACATCTACAATGACAAGACGAAAGACGTCGAGCTACGGCAGGACAATATCTTTACCTGCTGGAGCACGACGGGTTCTAAAAACATCCTGACGACGTCGACCGCCCGGTTAAGTCAGGCTGTCGTCAACCGGTTTCCGCTCAACTTCGTTGACGGCCGGTCCATGAAATTTCAGCGGCGGTACAGCCTGCTGGTCCGGCAGTACGCCCTTACCCAGGCGGGGTACAACTATTACGATCAGCTCGCGAAACTCACCCAGAACGTTGGTTCGCTGTTCGACCCGCAACCGTCACAGCTTACCGGCAACATGCGCTCAACCAGTAACCCCGCCGACCTGGTGCTGGGCTTTTTCTGGGCGGGCGATGTAACAACGAAACGGATTTTCATCGGACGCGCCCAACTGCCCAACTGGCGCACCACCACGGGCTACGAGCTGTGCGATGTGGATACGCTGACGTTATCACAGATTCGGCAGTCGCAGCCCGGAATCATGGCCGAATCGGGCTTGCCAGGACCACTCTATCTGACCACCACCTTCGAATGCATCGACTGCCGGCTGCAGGGGGGCATCAATAAAAAACCCGATTTTTGGGATGAGTAA
- a CDS encoding NmrA family NAD(P)-binding protein, which produces MHYVVTGSLGHTGKPITEGLLKAGHTVTVITSKAETAAKIEALGATAAVGNLEDDAFVTGAFANADAVYLMIPPKWDMPNWRAYQNKVADHYIAAIRANDIRFVVLLSSVGAHKGSGTGPVDGLYDMEQKLKTVEGLNVKVLRPSYFMQNLFSMAGMVKGMGIMGSNFGDGPVVLVHTDDIAEAALQELLNLDFTGIQVRYVAGDERTGAEIARVLGEAVGKPETPWVVFSDEQNKQGMLQAGLSEEVATNYTEMGASMRDGSMQADYLANRPALSKTKLEDFAKNEFAPAFNA; this is translated from the coding sequence ATGCATTACGTAGTTACCGGCTCTCTGGGCCACACGGGCAAACCCATTACTGAAGGGCTGTTAAAAGCAGGCCACACCGTTACGGTGATCACGAGCAAAGCCGAAACGGCGGCTAAAATCGAGGCGCTGGGCGCTACGGCGGCCGTTGGCAACCTGGAAGACGACGCCTTCGTGACCGGCGCGTTCGCCAACGCCGACGCCGTTTACCTGATGATTCCGCCGAAGTGGGACATGCCCAACTGGCGCGCTTACCAGAACAAAGTGGCCGATCATTACATCGCCGCGATCCGGGCCAACGACATCCGGTTTGTCGTGTTGCTGAGCAGCGTGGGTGCCCACAAAGGCAGCGGTACCGGCCCCGTCGACGGGCTGTATGACATGGAGCAAAAGCTCAAAACCGTCGAGGGGCTGAACGTGAAAGTGCTGCGCCCGTCGTATTTCATGCAGAACCTGTTCAGCATGGCGGGGATGGTGAAAGGCATGGGCATTATGGGTAGCAATTTTGGCGACGGTCCCGTTGTACTCGTGCATACCGACGACATCGCCGAAGCCGCCTTGCAGGAACTGCTGAACCTTGACTTCACCGGCATTCAGGTACGTTACGTAGCGGGCGACGAACGCACAGGCGCCGAGATTGCCCGCGTGCTGGGCGAAGCCGTCGGGAAGCCCGAAACCCCCTGGGTGGTGTTCAGCGATGAGCAGAACAAGCAGGGTATGTTGCAGGCTGGCCTCAGCGAGGAAGTGGCGACCAACTACACCGAAATGGGCGCGTCGATGCGGGATGGCTCGATGCAGGCCGATTACCTGGCTAACCGCCCTGCCCTGAGCAAAACCAAGCTGGAAGACTTCGCCAAAAACGAGTTCGCGCCTGCTTTCAACGCCTGA
- a CDS encoding helix-turn-helix transcriptional regulator, with protein MDNDIKRLARLTAILIQFLSRRLVNSTTLAAKFGVSVRTIYRDIKTLERAGVPIVTEEGKGYSLVDGYKVPPIMLTETEANALLTAELIIQSSNDTSLIAEFASVTAKIKAILPNALKTKTEKLEKQMGVTNTYISESPKSNLLLQLQTPLLEHSVIQIKYTNKKGEQSIRDVEPFALYANQKNEWVLVAFCRLRHDFRSFSLINIDTLTSTNESFEPHKLTFEQYLIKTFGNKNG; from the coding sequence ATGGACAATGACATAAAACGGTTGGCTCGACTAACGGCTATCCTTATTCAATTTTTATCGAGACGACTGGTTAATTCAACAACACTGGCAGCTAAGTTTGGCGTCAGTGTTAGAACGATCTATCGGGACATCAAAACGCTGGAACGGGCCGGTGTGCCCATCGTCACGGAGGAGGGTAAAGGGTACAGCCTTGTAGACGGGTACAAAGTACCACCCATTATGCTCACCGAAACTGAGGCCAATGCACTCCTGACGGCCGAGCTTATCATTCAGTCGAGCAATGACACATCGCTGATCGCTGAGTTTGCCTCGGTGACCGCGAAAATCAAAGCTATACTGCCTAATGCCTTAAAGACTAAAACGGAGAAACTGGAGAAACAGATGGGCGTGACCAATACGTACATCAGTGAATCACCAAAAAGTAACCTACTTCTTCAACTTCAAACGCCCCTGCTCGAACATTCAGTTATTCAAATCAAGTATACCAACAAAAAAGGTGAACAATCAATCCGCGACGTGGAACCATTTGCCTTGTATGCCAACCAGAAAAATGAATGGGTACTCGTCGCTTTTTGCCGATTAAGACACGATTTTAGATCCTTCTCACTCATAAATATTGACACCTTAACCAGTACAAATGAGTCGTTCGAGCCGCATAAACTGACCTTTGAGCAGTATCTTATAAAAACGTTTGGCAACAAAAATGGCTAA
- a CDS encoding 1-aminocyclopropane-1-carboxylate deaminase/D-cysteine desulfhydrase, which yields MPLPDLAAHLNQIVGHSALDYLPDPFPEPVPIRLFLKRDDQLHPLVSGNKWRKLKYNLLAAREQGLSTILTFGGAFSNHLHATAAAGKLFGFQTIGVVRGDELAHRPLNPTLTFCREQGMHLHFVSRTDYRRATDPTYLVALQAQFGPCYLVPEGGTNALAIRGTAEIMPEIEQQWRDIELPEAASAGTLPHTVACAVGTAGTLAGLIASAPESVRVLGVSALKGAVNFAALPSPLPATVQLSNQYDFGGYARTTPELDRFIEVFEERTGVRLEPTYTGKLLYALYDLARQGYFPEQAGVVAVHTGGLQIRG from the coding sequence ATGCCTCTGCCTGATTTAGCGGCGCACCTCAACCAGATTGTCGGGCATTCGGCGCTCGACTACCTGCCCGACCCGTTTCCCGAACCTGTTCCCATCCGGCTCTTTCTGAAGCGCGACGATCAACTGCACCCGCTGGTGTCGGGCAATAAATGGCGTAAACTCAAGTACAACCTGCTGGCGGCGCGCGAACAGGGCCTGTCGACCATACTTACGTTTGGCGGGGCGTTTTCCAACCACCTCCACGCGACCGCTGCCGCGGGTAAGCTCTTCGGTTTCCAGACGATCGGGGTTGTACGCGGCGATGAACTCGCCCACCGACCCCTCAACCCGACGCTGACATTTTGCCGGGAGCAGGGGATGCACCTGCATTTCGTGAGCCGAACCGACTACCGGCGAGCCACCGACCCAACGTACCTGGTGGCGTTACAGGCGCAGTTTGGACCCTGTTACCTCGTGCCGGAAGGCGGCACCAATGCGTTGGCCATTCGCGGCACGGCCGAGATCATGCCTGAGATTGAACAGCAATGGCGCGACATAGAGTTACCGGAGGCGGCTTCAGCAGGTACGTTGCCGCATACGGTGGCGTGTGCCGTGGGCACGGCAGGTACGTTGGCCGGGCTGATCGCGTCGGCGCCTGAATCGGTGCGGGTGCTGGGTGTTTCGGCGTTGAAAGGGGCCGTCAATTTTGCCGCCCTGCCCAGTCCGTTGCCAGCCACCGTGCAGCTTAGCAATCAGTATGACTTTGGCGGCTACGCCCGGACAACACCCGAGTTGGATCGGTTTATTGAGGTCTTTGAGGAACGGACGGGCGTGCGGCTCGAACCGACCTACACCGGCAAGTTGCTCTACGCACTGTATGACCTGGCCCGGCAAGGCTATTTCCCCGAACAGGCCGGGGTTGTCGCCGTGCACACCGGTGGGTTGCAGATAAGGGGGTGA